In Pseudoalteromonas sp. '520P1 No. 423', the following proteins share a genomic window:
- a CDS encoding PIN domain-containing protein: MIAIDTNVLLRYLLQDDEKQANKATKLILGTESVLITDVVLTETIWTLKGKRYSLSKEQIIDVIHALFAEPNLTFEDGQSVWGALKDFTNAKPIKSSGKTKQADFPDALIVNKSKRHGQLNKDEISTIYTFDKAALEIDGTKQP, translated from the coding sequence ATGATCGCTATTGATACTAATGTATTGCTTCGTTACTTGTTACAAGATGATGAAAAGCAAGCTAACAAGGCTACTAAGTTAATCCTTGGTACTGAATCAGTGCTTATCACTGATGTTGTATTGACGGAAACAATTTGGACATTAAAGGGTAAACGCTACAGCCTAAGTAAAGAACAAATTATTGATGTAATTCATGCATTGTTTGCAGAGCCTAATTTGACGTTTGAAGATGGTCAGTCGGTGTGGGGCGCATTAAAAGACTTTACTAATGCCAAGCCAATTAAATCAAGCGGTAAAACCAAGCAAGCAGACTTTCCAGATGCGTTAATTGTTAATAAATCAAAGCGTCATGGTCAGTTAAATAAAGATGAAATATCCACTATTTACACGTTTGATAAAGCAGCGTTAGAAATAGATGGAACTAAGCAACCTTAG
- a CDS encoding thymidine kinase, producing the protein MAQLYFYYSAMNAGKSTTMLQSSFNYQERGMNPVIFTAKIDNRFGEGKVSSRIGLEADAELFTVETQIFDHITTLNEKQKVHCVLIDESQFLTKEQVHQISDVVDTLKIPVLCYGLRTDFRGELFTGAQYLLAWADKLIELKTVCHCGRKANMVLRTDENGVAMADGDQVEIGGNERYVSVCRKHYKDALK; encoded by the coding sequence ATGGCTCAATTGTACTTTTATTATTCAGCAATGAACGCAGGCAAGTCAACGACTATGCTTCAGTCATCTTTTAATTACCAAGAACGTGGCATGAACCCAGTAATATTCACTGCAAAAATTGATAATAGATTTGGTGAAGGTAAGGTTAGTTCAAGAATTGGATTAGAAGCTGATGCTGAATTGTTTACAGTTGAAACACAGATATTTGATCATATTACTACATTAAATGAAAAGCAAAAAGTACATTGTGTTTTAATTGATGAAAGTCAGTTTTTAACAAAAGAGCAAGTACATCAAATTTCTGATGTTGTTGATACCTTAAAAATTCCAGTTTTATGTTATGGCCTAAGAACTGACTTTAGGGGGGAGTTATTTACTGGAGCCCAATATTTATTAGCATGGGCAGATAAATTAATTGAATTAAAAACTGTTTGTCATTGTGGCCGAAAAGCCAATATGGTGCTTAGAACAGATGAAAATGGTGTTGCAATGGCTGATGGCGATCAAGTTGAAATCGGCGGAAATGAGCGTTACGTCTCAGTGTGTAGAAAGCATTATAAAGACGCATTAAAATAA
- a CDS encoding efflux RND transporter permease subunit yields the protein MFNKIIESAINNRLIIILSLVALVITSFIVIPKLNLDAFPDVTNVQVSVNTEAPGLASEEVEQLITYPIEAVMYALPDVEQVRSISKTGLSGVTVVFKEGTDIYFARQLVFERLQSAKELISQGVAMPEIGPNTSGLGQIFQYLLIADENSGLDAMALRSLNDWVIKLLILPVDGVTDVLSYGGDVKQYQVNVNPNKLLAYNLTQDDVVTALEGNNENVGGWYMNRGQEQLVIRGMGWFNSGIKGIAEISQTPVKTINGRVVTVSDIAKIELGGEIRQGAVTMTRRAQGDTIETLGEVVSGVVLKRMGANTKATIDGINQRMELIQQALPDGVTLEIFYDQADLISKAVSTVVNALLLAFVFIVIILALFLMDLRATSLVLISIPIAIAIALMIMSWLGLSANLMSLGGIAVAIGMLVDGSVVMVENIYKHLIDHNNSKSTKDRVLIAAKEVARPIFFAALIILVVFLPLFSFQGVEAKLFQPMAISIMLAIIAAVFVALICVPALAIFLFKNGIKPKESFLLKPIDTLYHRGLNLAMRSVNLVIGIALSLVLFTIVLIPQLGTEFVPELEEGTLNLRVTLAPSSSLDTSLTVAPKIEALLLEFPEVEYALSRIGRPELGGDPEPVNNIEIYIGLKPVTQWTSATNRFTLQNLMEEKLEVFPGLLYNFSQPITSRVDELLSGVKAQLAIKLFGPDLDVLVSKGQEIEAAVKRVQGAKDVAMEQISGEAQLVIKPNRRQLSRYGLSVGDVMAIVRDGLGGTNAGQIINGNERSDIYVRLEERFRKDPQVISQLRVKSPSGAIVRLEDVATVSISSGPPQVRRDDIQRRVVIQANVQGRDMGSVVAEIQSTIAKNIDLPTGYSTAIGGQYKNQQRAQQRLSILVPISLLMIALLLYFAFGTFGQAMLILVNVPLAVIGGVVALYVSGQYLSVPSSVGFITLFGVAVLNGVVMVESINQRITAGEDASIAAFNGAIARLRPVLMTALTSALGLIPMLLSNGIGAEIQKPLATVIVGGLITATLLTLFVVPVLFTKFSKAKIAQLS from the coding sequence ATGTTTAATAAAATAATAGAGTCAGCCATCAATAATCGTTTAATAATCATATTAAGCCTTGTTGCTTTAGTGATCACTTCATTTATTGTGATCCCAAAATTAAATTTAGACGCATTTCCTGATGTAACAAATGTTCAAGTATCAGTTAATACTGAAGCCCCCGGTTTAGCTTCCGAGGAAGTTGAACAGCTTATTACATACCCGATTGAAGCTGTAATGTACGCATTACCAGATGTTGAGCAAGTGCGCTCAATCTCAAAAACGGGTCTTTCTGGTGTTACGGTAGTATTCAAAGAGGGCACTGATATTTACTTTGCTCGGCAATTGGTATTTGAAAGGCTGCAATCAGCTAAAGAACTCATTTCGCAAGGTGTTGCCATGCCAGAAATTGGTCCAAATACCTCAGGGCTTGGCCAAATATTTCAATACTTATTGATTGCGGATGAAAACTCTGGTCTAGATGCTATGGCATTACGAAGTTTAAACGATTGGGTCATTAAACTACTCATTTTACCAGTTGATGGCGTGACTGATGTATTATCTTACGGTGGCGATGTAAAACAGTACCAAGTAAACGTTAATCCTAATAAATTATTAGCATATAACTTAACCCAAGATGATGTTGTAACTGCTCTTGAAGGTAACAACGAAAATGTTGGTGGCTGGTATATGAACCGTGGCCAAGAGCAACTGGTCATTAGAGGCATGGGCTGGTTTAATAGCGGAATAAAAGGTATCGCAGAAATTAGTCAAACGCCAGTTAAAACCATTAATGGAAGAGTGGTTACCGTTTCTGACATCGCAAAAATAGAATTAGGTGGTGAAATCAGACAAGGTGCAGTTACTATGACGCGTCGTGCTCAAGGTGACACAATCGAAACCTTAGGCGAAGTCGTATCTGGAGTTGTTTTAAAACGCATGGGAGCAAATACAAAAGCGACAATCGATGGTATTAATCAAAGAATGGAGTTAATTCAACAGGCATTGCCTGATGGCGTTACGTTGGAAATTTTCTATGATCAAGCTGATTTAATTTCAAAAGCCGTATCAACAGTTGTTAATGCGTTACTGTTAGCTTTTGTTTTTATTGTCATTATTTTAGCGCTATTTTTAATGGATTTAAGAGCCACGTCATTAGTACTCATATCTATTCCTATCGCTATCGCTATCGCCTTAATGATTATGTCATGGTTAGGGTTATCAGCTAATTTAATGTCTTTAGGCGGCATAGCAGTTGCAATAGGAATGCTTGTTGATGGCTCGGTTGTCATGGTAGAAAATATTTATAAACATTTAATCGACCACAATAATTCTAAATCAACCAAAGACCGCGTATTAATCGCTGCAAAAGAAGTCGCTCGTCCTATTTTTTTTGCAGCTTTGATTATACTCGTAGTTTTTTTACCTTTATTTAGCTTTCAAGGCGTGGAAGCTAAATTATTTCAACCTATGGCTATCAGTATCATGCTTGCCATTATAGCCGCTGTTTTTGTTGCGCTCATCTGTGTACCTGCATTAGCGATATTTCTATTTAAGAATGGCATAAAACCAAAAGAAAGTTTTTTATTAAAACCCATAGATACTTTGTATCATCGAGGGCTGAATTTGGCGATGAGAAGTGTAAACTTAGTAATTGGCATCGCTTTATCTTTAGTTTTATTTACTATTGTATTAATTCCTCAGCTTGGCACTGAATTTGTCCCAGAATTAGAAGAAGGTACACTTAATTTAAGAGTTACTTTAGCACCTTCATCTAGCTTAGATACAAGTTTAACAGTTGCACCAAAGATTGAAGCTTTATTACTTGAGTTTCCAGAAGTTGAATATGCACTTAGTCGAATTGGTCGCCCAGAACTTGGCGGTGATCCGGAACCTGTGAACAACATCGAAATATATATCGGGTTAAAACCTGTCACACAATGGACTAGTGCTACTAACCGTTTTACGCTGCAAAATCTAATGGAAGAAAAATTAGAAGTTTTCCCTGGATTACTTTATAACTTCTCTCAGCCTATCACGAGTCGTGTTGATGAACTGCTCTCAGGTGTTAAAGCACAATTAGCGATAAAATTATTTGGACCAGATTTAGATGTATTAGTATCTAAAGGACAAGAAATTGAAGCCGCTGTAAAGCGAGTACAAGGGGCAAAAGATGTTGCAATGGAACAAATATCAGGTGAAGCGCAACTTGTTATAAAACCAAACCGTCGCCAATTATCTCGATATGGATTATCTGTCGGTGATGTTATGGCAATTGTCAGAGATGGTTTAGGTGGCACTAATGCTGGCCAAATTATAAATGGCAATGAAAGGTCTGATATCTATGTGCGTTTGGAAGAGAGATTTCGAAAGGACCCACAAGTGATTTCGCAATTAAGAGTCAAATCTCCTAGTGGTGCTATTGTTCGATTAGAAGATGTTGCAACTGTTTCAATTTCTTCAGGACCCCCACAAGTTAGGCGTGACGATATTCAGCGTAGAGTAGTAATACAAGCCAATGTTCAAGGCAGAGATATGGGTAGTGTGGTTGCAGAAATTCAATCAACAATTGCTAAAAATATCGATTTACCCACGGGTTACTCAACTGCAATTGGCGGTCAATATAAAAACCAGCAAAGGGCACAACAAAGACTATCAATATTAGTGCCTATATCATTACTGATGATCGCACTTTTATTGTATTTTGCATTTGGCACATTCGGACAAGCCATGTTAATTTTAGTGAACGTACCTTTAGCAGTGATTGGTGGGGTTGTTGCTTTGTATGTATCAGGGCAATATTTATCGGTTCCCAGCTCAGTTGGTTTTATCACATTATTTGGTGTCGCTGTACTAAATGGCGTGGTAATGGTTGAAAGTATTAATCAAAGAATTACAGCTGGTGAAGATGCCTCCATAGCAGCATTTAATGGAGCAATTGCTAGGTTAAGACCTGTTTTAATGACAGCTTTGACTTCAGCTTTAGGTTTGATCCCTATGTTATTATCTAATGGCATAGGTGCTGAAATTCAAAAGCCTTTAGCAACTGTGATAGTAGGGGGTTTAATCACAGCAACATTATTAACTTTGTTTGTAGTGCCTGTCTTATTTACGAAATTCTCAAAAGCAAAAATCGCACAGCTATCTTAA
- a CDS encoding efflux RND transporter periplasmic adaptor subunit yields the protein MLKTLLTTSTILILTMTSMYTYSSPSHEHNKDEEKETATQFTLAQMQISNIEVAALTPQNVTFSLYAPGELMANGYTSYSVSPRVDSIVLKRHAILGQHIEKGAALVTLFSVDVAKAQASYRLSLAQWARVKKLGKATVTEKRYLEAKAEHEVAYSTLKAYGLSEDAIKKSTLSKIDNLGQYTLYAQTPGAVLADAFLQGKRVLAGDEIMLLADEHQLWVEAQLPPNSLITIQEGTKANIVIDNQEFIAEVIQEGHTIDQQSRSRTIRLSLKNEQHKLHPGMFTDVNFLFNEDKPVMTVPETALMRSADGDWVVYVEDQPGEFEPVEVSLGRRFVQGREILGIKSGTKIVIKGAFFVASQIAKGGFDPHNH from the coding sequence ATGCTTAAAACACTATTAACAACCAGCACGATTTTAATATTAACTATGACGTCGATGTACACATATTCATCACCAAGCCACGAACACAACAAAGACGAAGAAAAGGAAACCGCAACACAGTTCACTTTAGCGCAAATGCAAATTAGTAATATTGAAGTAGCAGCTTTAACACCTCAAAATGTAACTTTTTCACTTTATGCGCCAGGTGAACTAATGGCAAATGGATATACCAGCTACTCAGTCTCCCCAAGAGTTGATTCAATCGTACTCAAACGTCATGCTATTTTAGGTCAACATATCGAAAAAGGTGCAGCGTTAGTGACTTTATTTAGCGTTGATGTCGCAAAAGCACAAGCCTCATATAGACTGAGCTTAGCCCAATGGGCCAGAGTAAAAAAACTAGGTAAAGCAACTGTTACTGAAAAACGATATTTAGAAGCTAAAGCAGAACATGAAGTTGCTTATAGCACTTTAAAAGCTTACGGCTTATCTGAAGACGCAATTAAAAAATCAACATTATCTAAAATAGATAACCTTGGACAATATACTTTATACGCACAAACACCCGGTGCTGTGTTAGCCGATGCATTTTTACAAGGTAAAAGAGTATTAGCAGGTGACGAAATTATGTTGTTAGCAGATGAACACCAGCTTTGGGTAGAAGCGCAGTTACCGCCTAATAGCTTGATTACTATTCAAGAAGGCACAAAAGCGAATATTGTAATTGATAACCAAGAGTTTATCGCTGAAGTTATTCAAGAAGGCCATACCATAGACCAACAATCCCGCTCGAGAACAATTCGTTTATCCTTGAAGAATGAACAACATAAGTTACACCCAGGAATGTTTACTGACGTAAATTTTCTATTTAATGAAGACAAACCTGTCATGACAGTGCCTGAAACTGCTTTAATGCGTAGTGCTGATGGAGACTGGGTTGTATATGTAGAAGATCAGCCAGGGGAGTTTGAACCCGTAGAAGTGTCACTTGGTCGTCGATTTGTACAAGGCCGTGAAATTTTAGGTATTAAGTCAGGCACTAAAATTGTTATAAAGGGCGCATTTTTTGTTGCTTCACAAATTGCTAAGGGTGGATTTGATCCACATAACCATTAA
- a CDS encoding DUF599 domain-containing protein, producing the protein MLFSLLDFLALCCFVFCWSGYTYFARKKAKTTDCIARSLHQHRIHWMKELMNRDIRVGDAALLANLERNIAFFASTTLIIIAGVLTLFAQIERLELIIASLPFALNANHFTIQIKLSLLAFIFVLAFFQFTWSMRQYGFVNVMIGAAPIDLTAHKKHLQKYAVEMAVVQDQAAHSYNYGLRSYYFSLAAICWFFHPVLFILASMFVSYTLYRREFKSKAVRAMTRAKEYLKQELNEK; encoded by the coding sequence ATGCTGTTTTCATTATTAGATTTTTTAGCCTTATGCTGCTTTGTTTTTTGCTGGTCTGGTTATACTTATTTTGCACGTAAAAAAGCAAAAACAACTGATTGTATCGCAAGAAGTTTGCATCAACACCGTATTCATTGGATGAAAGAGCTCATGAATCGTGACATTCGAGTGGGTGATGCCGCGCTTTTGGCCAATCTAGAGCGAAACATTGCTTTTTTTGCTTCCACAACTTTGATTATCATAGCCGGTGTACTTACACTTTTTGCACAAATTGAAAGACTTGAATTAATTATTGCTTCATTACCATTTGCTCTTAATGCCAATCATTTTACAATTCAAATTAAATTGAGTTTATTAGCTTTTATATTTGTATTGGCATTTTTTCAATTCACTTGGTCTATGAGGCAGTATGGTTTTGTCAATGTGATGATAGGCGCTGCGCCAATAGATTTGACAGCTCATAAAAAGCACTTACAAAAATATGCCGTTGAAATGGCTGTAGTGCAAGATCAAGCTGCGCATTCTTATAATTATGGACTGCGATCTTATTATTTTTCTTTAGCAGCGATTTGTTGGTTCTTTCATCCTGTTTTATTCATTTTAGCAAGTATGTTTGTTTCTTATACTTTATATAGACGTGAATTTAAATCAAAAGCCGTCAGAGCAATGACAAGAGCTAAAGAGTACCTTAAGCAAGAACTCAATGAAAAGTAA